Proteins encoded in a region of the Halococcus saccharolyticus DSM 5350 genome:
- a CDS encoding helix-turn-helix transcriptional regulator, giving the protein MAEGVSAKDEITPNECQALRFLSEDGWTYDELALAFGRSSDSLGDHINRDCKHDELGEPLLPIIPSGEWIRERRNAAGLNQSELAVEVGVTTTTISHWETGRTSPNVPRARRLREELGGDVYE; this is encoded by the coding sequence ATGGCTGAGGGCGTCTCGGCGAAGGATGAAATCACGCCCAACGAGTGTCAGGCGCTCCGTTTCCTGAGCGAAGACGGGTGGACCTACGACGAGTTAGCACTCGCGTTTGGGCGCTCCAGCGATAGTCTCGGCGACCACATCAACCGCGATTGTAAGCACGACGAGTTGGGCGAACCGCTGTTGCCCATCATCCCGAGCGGTGAGTGGATTCGCGAGCGACGGAACGCGGCGGGGCTTAATCAATCCGAACTCGCTGTCGAAGTCGGCGTCACGACAACCACGATCTCGCATTGGGAGACGGGGCGCACCAGTCCGAACGTCCCGCGTGCTCGCCGGCTGCGCGAAGAACTCGGTGGTGATGTCTATGAGTGA
- a CDS encoding DNA polymerase sliding clamp: protein MSFKAITQAESIGQYLDRLNTVVNEGKIHCVKDGFQTKAVGPANVAMVSLSLDAEAFESYTGDGEVLGVNTERLADIVGMADAGDLVHLELNEETRKLEIEVGAVSYTLALIDPDSIRSEPDIPDLDLPAEIALEARDLKRGITAADMVSDHIALGVDADDEVFYVDADGDTDDVHVALGRDDLIDLEVGAAHSLYSLDYMKDMHKPWAAGDELVMRLGEEFPVMIDSEFAEGAGEATAMLAPRIQSE, encoded by the coding sequence ATGAGTTTCAAAGCCATCACCCAGGCAGAAAGTATCGGACAGTATCTCGACCGTCTGAATACCGTCGTCAACGAGGGCAAGATTCACTGCGTAAAAGACGGCTTTCAAACAAAGGCAGTAGGGCCGGCGAACGTCGCAATGGTCTCGCTATCGTTGGACGCGGAGGCGTTCGAGTCCTACACGGGCGACGGCGAGGTGCTCGGTGTCAACACCGAACGGCTGGCGGACATCGTTGGCATGGCCGATGCGGGCGACCTCGTGCATCTCGAACTCAACGAAGAGACGCGGAAACTGGAGATCGAGGTCGGCGCAGTCTCCTATACGCTGGCGCTGATCGATCCCGATTCGATTCGGAGCGAGCCCGACATTCCCGACCTCGATTTGCCCGCCGAGATCGCGCTCGAAGCGCGCGACCTGAAGCGTGGTATCACGGCCGCCGATATGGTCTCGGATCATATCGCACTCGGCGTGGACGCCGACGACGAGGTGTTCTACGTCGATGCCGACGGTGATACCGACGACGTGCATGTGGCGTTGGGCCGTGACGACCTGATCGATCTGGAGGTCGGCGCGGCGCACTCGCTGTATTCGTTGGATTACATGAAGGACATGCACAAGCCGTGGGCGGCGGGCGACGAGCTGGTGATGCGACTCGGCGAGGAGTTCCCCGTCATGATCGACAGTGAGTTCGCCGAGGGTGCGGGCGAGGCGACGGCGATGCTCGCCCCGCGTATCCAGTCGGAGTGA
- a CDS encoding ParB/RepB/Spo0J family partition protein, translating into MTENQYREVDPYEVAVSDMNERRSSPVTSSIQESIEKQGVIQPPLVRERDGMDDAEVPYEAVVGQRRVLGAQAAGGVETIPVVVVGWDDAEALEASITENIDVFREDVLPEDRATAILRLMDKQNYNQRQAAEALGVGRKVVTRMIERGREEWEGTALHPEHDNSTSTSPTKGQTEKTVDNLDDNSVREIRKMTGGGSEGEEIATKAVQDGLNQHDLNEAKKRVDRGQDPHGAVESVTREKQEIQETKAEERTRIELTFSGDESEALTTAAKQRGATENQVARQEIVRYLEAEGFL; encoded by the coding sequence ATGACAGAGAACCAGTACCGCGAGGTCGATCCCTACGAGGTCGCGGTGAGCGACATGAACGAGCGGCGGTCCTCGCCCGTTACCAGCTCGATCCAAGAGTCGATCGAGAAACAGGGCGTGATCCAGCCCCCGCTCGTGCGCGAGCGCGACGGGATGGACGACGCTGAAGTGCCCTATGAGGCCGTGGTCGGCCAGCGGCGTGTGCTCGGTGCGCAGGCCGCGGGCGGTGTCGAGACCATCCCCGTTGTGGTGGTCGGGTGGGACGACGCCGAAGCACTAGAGGCGTCGATCACCGAGAATATCGATGTGTTTAGAGAAGACGTGTTGCCAGAGGACCGGGCCACCGCAATTCTCCGTTTGATGGACAAGCAAAATTACAACCAGCGGCAGGCAGCCGAGGCGCTTGGTGTTGGGAGAAAGGTGGTGACTCGAATGATCGAACGGGGCCGCGAGGAGTGGGAGGGAACAGCCCTCCATCCAGAACACGACAACAGCACATCAACTTCGCCCACCAAAGGGCAGACGGAGAAGACCGTTGACAATTTAGACGATAATTCGGTTAGGGAAATACGGAAAATGACTGGTGGCGGCAGTGAAGGGGAAGAAATCGCCACCAAAGCCGTTCAGGATGGGCTTAATCAACACGATCTAAACGAGGCGAAAAAACGGGTCGACAGAGGTCAAGACCCTCACGGGGCGGTCGAATCTGTCACTCGTGAAAAACAGGAGATACAAGAAACAAAAGCAGAGGAGCGCACTCGGATCGAACTTACCTTTTCAGGTGACGAATCCGAAGCCCTCACGACCGCCGCAAAGCAACGCGGCGCGACCGAGAACCAAGTCGCACGCCAAGAGATCGTGCGGTATCTCGAAGCGGAGGGGTTCCTATGA
- a CDS encoding HNH endonuclease, with translation MNTEEILNDPDKLREMYWEDDLSYKGIAGEIGSTVYYVKKAFDRFDLERKSSGRAKEVPWDGEDELRELYVEEGLSTIKISQEFGCSRGYVCTQLEKAGIERRPSRSGYGYAPYKINSNGYPVWKTYVDGTHHRVPVHRLLAVAEFGFEEVAGNDVHHKNGRRFDNRPGNISVLDPSEHRRKHGLENADEQRELMEELREAGKLGGGSA, from the coding sequence ATGAACACCGAAGAAATCCTCAACGACCCCGACAAGCTCCGAGAGATGTACTGGGAAGACGATCTCTCATACAAAGGAATTGCTGGCGAGATCGGCAGTACCGTATACTATGTTAAAAAGGCGTTCGATAGGTTCGATCTTGAACGGAAATCTAGTGGCCGTGCAAAGGAGGTGCCTTGGGATGGGGAAGACGAACTCCGCGAGTTGTACGTTGAGGAGGGTCTGAGTACTATTAAAATAAGCCAAGAGTTTGGGTGTTCGCGGGGTTATGTTTGCACACAGTTGGAGAAGGCCGGAATAGAGAGGCGACCCTCTCGGAGTGGCTACGGATATGCTCCGTACAAGATCAACTCCAACGGCTACCCGGTTTGGAAGACGTATGTCGACGGGACGCACCACCGAGTTCCCGTCCATCGTTTGCTAGCGGTCGCTGAGTTCGGGTTCGAGGAAGTCGCCGGCAACGATGTTCACCACAAGAACGGACGCCGGTTCGATAACCGTCCTGGGAACATCTCCGTCCTAGACCCGTCAGAACACCGCCGAAAGCACGGGTTGGAGAATGCAGACGAGCAGCGCGAGTTAATGGAGGAACTGCGGGAGGCCGGTAAACTCGGAGGGGGTTCCGCATGA
- a CDS encoding ABC transporter permease, whose product MSKKYAAIGAVVSLLALGLAWYFRPWLQWIVFGIYTTPTLWVLTAATVALGGYALMSMDDSGPSTAVQALAAVIIIGFIVASISAGFYASEDLSDRMMGSAEPTNNLSDVDAQQPRIVPGNVASNYAANTLDLPQYQTTKRDITFVNDTPHWSYALAPDGTRNHFALQQRGTVLVDMTQQNADVRTINDKMDAGIGTAFYNHYKWEVLKNGQYLANYEDPFMVPHNGESYIAVPYTKPNFNVRFAPIPTPYTTPEWGGVALVGPDGEVTDLSPQEARNHPVLKGQKLVPFDLTKKKVKSTKFRNGIVNTLPVVGAHSEEIEVAPTPGKGNDQPYMMPTQNGTKYVVAAEPYGNAQGLKEVWEVDGRTGNPVVYESPDGESLFGPRKAANYVRQAARTTDWDRFTPAEPLPTVVDGQLYWMVRVIPNDGTGVSYVAFVNAESSNVREVSDTPAVEAFLDGQKSAGEVAAGGNNTNASGDVSVIVEKRNANGTVVSTLQVYDNESVSIQPAGNNSTRASG is encoded by the coding sequence ATGAGCAAGAAATACGCAGCAATCGGCGCAGTCGTATCGCTACTGGCACTCGGCCTCGCCTGGTACTTCCGCCCGTGGCTCCAGTGGATCGTGTTCGGGATCTACACGACGCCGACGTTGTGGGTGCTTACTGCTGCTACCGTGGCACTCGGAGGCTACGCGCTCATGTCGATGGACGACAGCGGGCCGTCGACAGCAGTCCAGGCGCTCGCAGCGGTGATTATCATCGGCTTCATCGTGGCGTCGATCTCGGCGGGGTTCTACGCCTCGGAAGACCTGTCCGACCGGATGATGGGGTCGGCGGAACCCACGAACAACCTGAGCGACGTGGACGCCCAACAGCCGCGGATCGTCCCCGGCAACGTCGCGAGTAACTACGCCGCGAACACGCTCGACCTCCCGCAGTACCAGACCACGAAGCGTGACATCACGTTCGTCAACGACACGCCGCACTGGAGTTACGCGCTCGCCCCGGACGGCACGCGCAACCACTTCGCGCTCCAGCAGCGCGGGACGGTGCTCGTCGACATGACCCAGCAGAACGCGGATGTCCGGACCATCAACGACAAGATGGATGCAGGCATCGGCACCGCGTTCTACAACCACTACAAGTGGGAAGTGCTGAAGAACGGACAGTACCTCGCCAACTACGAAGATCCGTTCATGGTGCCGCACAACGGCGAGTCGTACATCGCGGTGCCGTACACGAAGCCCAACTTCAACGTTCGTTTCGCGCCGATTCCGACGCCGTACACGACCCCGGAATGGGGCGGTGTCGCACTCGTCGGGCCGGACGGTGAGGTGACTGACCTCTCGCCGCAAGAGGCACGGAACCACCCGGTGTTGAAGGGTCAGAAACTCGTGCCGTTCGACCTCACGAAAAAGAAGGTCAAGTCGACGAAGTTCCGCAACGGGATCGTGAACACGCTCCCGGTCGTGGGCGCTCACTCCGAAGAGATCGAGGTCGCGCCGACGCCGGGCAAGGGCAACGACCAGCCGTACATGATGCCGACGCAGAACGGCACGAAGTACGTCGTCGCGGCGGAACCCTACGGCAACGCGCAGGGACTCAAAGAAGTGTGGGAGGTCGACGGTCGCACCGGCAACCCTGTCGTCTACGAGAGTCCTGACGGCGAGTCACTGTTCGGGCCACGGAAGGCGGCGAACTACGTCCGGCAGGCAGCTCGCACGACGGACTGGGACCGATTCACGCCGGCCGAACCGTTGCCTACGGTGGTTGACGGACAACTCTACTGGATGGTTCGCGTGATTCCGAACGACGGCACCGGGGTCTCCTACGTCGCGTTCGTGAACGCAGAATCATCCAACGTCCGAGAGGTGTCCGATACGCCGGCTGTTGAGGCGTTCCTCGACGGCCAGAAGAGCGCGGGGGAGGTGGCCGCTGGTGGCAACAACACCAACGCATCCGGCGACGTGTCGGTGATCGTCGAGAAGCGCAACGCCAACGGCACGGTGGTCTCGACACTCCAGGTCTACGATAACGAGTCGGTGTCGATCCAACCCGCCGGCAATAACAGCACGAGGGCGTCGGGATAA
- a CDS encoding reverse transcriptase-like protein, translated as MSSNMHRSGTRTRPGRYHTLRVYGDVSCKDGNAAVGWCVLGTDPKAGALLERDGTEVGLLSHAEGEYLAALYALDAAAPHEASRVVLYTDSDQAAEAIQNEWTHEPYMRHVSRIQRRLNGYDRSEVWPVDREENQIAHEEARRACPGVSVK; from the coding sequence ATGTCGAGTAACATGCACCGATCCGGCACGCGAACGCGGCCGGGACGGTATCACACGCTGCGCGTCTACGGCGATGTTTCGTGTAAAGACGGCAACGCCGCTGTCGGGTGGTGTGTACTCGGGACCGACCCCAAAGCGGGCGCACTCCTCGAACGCGACGGCACGGAGGTCGGCCTCCTCTCACACGCCGAAGGCGAGTACCTCGCGGCGCTGTACGCACTCGACGCGGCCGCGCCCCACGAAGCCTCGCGGGTGGTGCTTTACACCGACTCGGATCAGGCCGCAGAGGCGATCCAAAACGAGTGGACGCACGAGCCATACATGCGACATGTTTCACGGATTCAACGGCGGTTGAACGGGTACGATCGATCCGAAGTGTGGCCCGTCGATCGAGAGGAAAACCAGATCGCCCACGAGGAAGCGCGGCGGGCGTGTCCGGGGGTCTCGGTCAAATGA